The DNA window AAGGACCCGGACGGCCTGCGCGGCGAATTTCTTGCCCTGATCGATCAGGCCCAGGCGTTGACCGTGCCCGCCGCGGCGATGGTCCAGACCGGTATGGACTGACCCGCACCGGCCGGACATGCCCCTGCGTCGCCGACGGGCAAGGCGCGCGCGGACGAGGCGCCGATGCGAGTGGATGTGATCTTCTAGCGCGGCAGCGGCAGCGTCAGCCCAGCGCCTGGCCAAGCACCGGACCCGGCCGCCCCAGGAAGTAACCCTGGGCGTGGTCGCATTCCAACTCGCGCAGCGCCTGCAACTGCGCGGCCGTCTCCACCCCCTCGGCGATGCTCTCGATGCCCAGGGTATTGCCCAGCGCCAGGATCGCCCGGACCAGGCCCAGGCTTTCCTCACTGTGCGCGCTCCCCAGCCCGGCAATGAAGCTGCGGTCGATCTTCAACGCCGAGATGGGGAACCGCTGCAGATAGGACAGCGCAGAGAAACCGGTCCCGAAATCGTCCAATTGGGCGAGCACGCCGTGCGTGCGCAGCAACTGCAACATGCGCAGCGTGCGCGGCGCATCGTCCAGGAGCGCCATCTCGGTGATCTCCACGCGCAGCTGCGCGGGATTGGCACCGGCATCGCGCAACAGCGCCAGCAGGCGCTCGGCGAAATCCGGAGCCCGGAAGTGGCGCGGCGAGACATTGACCGAGACGTAGCCGTCCATGCCTTGCGCGATCCGCCGGGCGACCTGTTCGTACAGCAGCCAGTCGACGTGCTCGATCAGGCCACTCTCTTCCCCAAGCGAAATGAACGAGGCCGGCAGCAGCAGGCCGCGGCGCTCGTGGTGCCAGCGCAACAAGGCCTCGTGACCGATCACCTTCCCGTCGCTGATGCGCACGATGGGCTGGAAGTGCGGCACGAAGTCGCCCGACTTGATGGCCCGACGCAAATCCGCCTCCAGGTCCAGGCTCTGCATCGCCGCCTCGCGCATGGCCTGGTCGAACACCGCGCTGCGGTCGCGCCCCTCGGCCTTGGCCCGGTACATCGCCGCGTCGGCGTCGCGCAGCAACTCCTCGCCACTCTGGTAGCTGGCGTGCCAGGCGGCGATGCCCACACTGGCGGCCGGAAACAGCTCACGCCCGGCCACCCACATGGGCCGGTTCAGCGTGGTCAGCAGGCGCGCGGCGAAGTCCACCGCTTCCTGCGGATCGACGCGGTAGCCGATGACCATCGCAAACTCGTCGCCTCCCAGCCGCGCGACCAGATCACCCTCGCGGACCTGCGAGGTGATGCGGCGCGCCACCTCGATCAGCATTTCATCGCCGGCCGCATGGCCGATCGAGTCGTTGACCAGCTTGAAGCGGTCCAGGTCCATGAACAGCACCGCGAACTCGTTGCCCGGCTCGGCGTGGGCGCGCGCGATCGCCGCGGCCAGGCTGTCCAGCAGGAAGGCACGGTTGGGCAGGCCGGTCAGGGCATCGTGGGTGGCCTGGTAGGTCAGGCGCTGTTCGGCGCGCAGGCGTTCGCCCATCTGCGCCATCAGCTTGGCGTTGGCTTCGGCCAGTTCGAAGGTGCGCTCCTCGACCCGGCGCTCCAGTTCCAGATGGGCCGCGCGCAGCGACTCGCGCGCACGCTGACGGACCAGGCCATTGCCGATGTGGTGGGCCACGAAGGACAGCAGGTTCTGGTCATGCGCGCTGTAGCGCACCTCGGGCGAGTAACTCTGCACCACCACGCAGCCGCGCACCTCGCCACTGCTCTGCAGCAGCGGCACGCCCAGCCAGCTGTGCGCCGGCGGGCCATGCTGGACCACCGCGCCGCTGCGGCTGAGCGCGGCCACCAGCTCCGGATCGGCCAACAGCGCCCTGGCACTGTTGATGACATATTCGGTCAGCCCGTTGCTGGCCTTCCGCGACTGGCGCATCGGATCGCGCTCGTCGATGGAGTACGGGAAGTGCAGCGTCTTGCCGTCCTCGTCCAGCAGCGCGATGTAGAAGTTGCGCGCCACGATCAGTTCGTCCACCACCCAGTGGACCGCTTCGTAGAACTGCTCCAGCGTCGGGGAGGTATTGGCCAGATCGGTGATGCGGAACAGGGCGCCCTGCAGCTTCTCGGCGCGCTTGCGCTCGACGATTTCGGCCTGCAGTTCGCGGTTGGCCAACTGCAGCTCCCGGGTGCGCTCCTGGATCCTGGCCTCCAGCTCCTCGTGCGCATGGCGACGGTCCATCGCGGTCAGGATGTGCTGGGCCACATAGGACAGCAGCGCACGATCCTCGTCGGTATAGCTGGCCGGGGTGTCGTAGCTCTGCACCACGATCGCCCCGCACACGCGGTCGTCGCGACGCATCGGCACGCCCAGCCAATCCTGGCTGTCCGGTCCATGGCTGGGATCGGGCGGCACCGACAGACCGATCCGCTGGCGCACGGCCACCGAGGGCCCCCGCAGCGGTTGTCCATGGCGCAGCAGCGCCACGGTCATGCTGCTCTGCATTTCCTCCTCGCTGAACTCGCGGTCCGGATCGGCCACGTAGGGATCGATCAGATCGGCGAAATACAGGAACCGCAGCGTGCGCCGCACATCGTCGTAGAGGACGATGTAGCAGTTTTCCGCATACATCAGGGTGCCGACCACCGCGTGGATGCGGCGCAGCATGTCGTGCATCTCCAGATCGGCACTGGCGACATCGGCGATTTCGTACAGGGCCTGTTGCAGACGCTTGGACTTTTCCAGCGACAGCACCCGGGCACGCGAGCGGGCCGTCTCCAGCGACGAGGCCACCAGGGCCTTGGCCGCTTCCAGCCAGGCCGGGGCCTGGGCCGGCGCGAGCGGCTGACCCAGGCTGGCGGCCACGGCCATGCGCGCGTTGCCCTGTGGATTGGACCAGGCATGCAGCAGCAGGGTCGGATCGCCGTCTGCACGGGCGGCGTTGTTGTCCCAGAGGGACTGCTCGGCCGCCCGCCGCAAGCCGGGAGTGGCCCCGGCGGTCGCCGTGCTGCCCGCCCCCACCGCCCAGTCGCGCCAGTAGGCCACCACCTGCGAGCCGGCCGGCAACAGGCCGCACAGCACCTGCGCCAGGGCGTCAGTCGCCACAGCGTCGACACCGGTCTGCGCTTGGGCAGTGGCGGTCTGGCCAGACATCAAGATTCCCCATGTTCGCTTGGCGCCCACACGGGCGCACAGGTCGATACATCCCGGCACTGGACGGCCCGTTCAATGCAGTGACCCCGAAGCGGATGGCCGGACGTTGAACCCTCCGTGTTCCATGCCCCCCGCCCCAGGTCGTCAGTATACGCAAGGCGTGAACGCCGCCAGCAGCAGCAAGAACTTCCGTCACGAGCACCGCCAGGCTTTGAGACGCCGGCCACACAACGTACGCTTGCCGACGTGAACGACGCCGCCGAGCCCGCCGACGACGCCCTGATGCTGGCCTATGCCGCCGGCGACATCCGCGCTTTCGAGATGCTCTACGCCCGCCATCGCGGCCCGCTGTACCGGTTCCTGCTGCGCCAGCTGCGCAATGGCGCGCTGGCCGACGAGCTGTTCCAGGATGTGTGGCAACGGGTCGTGGGCGCGCGGGCGAGCTGGCAACCGGAGGCAGCGTTCTCGACCTGGCTGTTCCGCATCGCCCACAACCGGCTCAACGACCATTGGCGGGCCCAGCGCCATCGCCCGGCCGCCCCGGACGATGCCGACGCCCGGACCGCCCAGTTGGCCGATCCGGACACGCCCGAGCGACAGCTGTCCGCCCTGGAACAGCGTCGTGTGCTGCAGCGCGCCCTGGATGCGCTGCCAGAAGAACAACGCGAGGTACTGCTGTTGCGCCTGGAACAGGAACTGACCCTGGATCAGATCGGCCAGATCACCGGCGTCGGCCGGGAAACCGTCAAGTCACGGCTGCGCTATGCCATGGACAAGCTGCGTGCGGGGATCGGGCCATGAACACGCCAGGCGATCGGCTGACGCCGGAAGAGCGCGCCCTGGCCGACCGGCTGGCCGGCGAGCACGCCAACGCCGGCCCCGGACCCGACCTGGATGCACGCATCCTGGCAGCCGCGCGCGCGGCCCTCGAAGCGCCGTCGGCACCATCGCCAGTCGCGGCCCTCCCATCCGGCCACCGCGCCGGCCGCACCTCCAGCCGGCGTCCGCGCCGGCGCTGGACCGTCGGCGCGGGGATCACCGCCTCGCTGCTGCTGGCGGTCACCATCGCCTGGCAGTTGCGCCCACAGCAAACGGCCCATGTGCTGTATGAGGGCGCCTCGGCGCCTGCGACGCCACCTCCCGAACCGGCCGCCGCCGTGCAGCAGCGCAAGCAAACCCCCGCCCAGCCCGCAGCCGATGCGTCCCCGCCGGCGCCCGCGGTCCGCGCGCCGGCTGAGGACGCCGCCCCGGTTCCGGCGTCTCCGGAAATGGCGCCGACGCCCGAACCCGCGCTGCCGCAGGCGGTCGCGCCCCCGCCCCCCGCGCCGAAGCAGCGCGCTGTCCCGCGTGCCCCGTCCAAACCCCAGACACCGTCCTCGCTGGAGCGGGCGGGCGCCCACATCGAGGCAGCCCCGGACACCGCGCAGGTGCGACCGAACGCGACCTACTCCCCGCCAGCCCCTCCGGCACCGCCCGCGCCCGCCTACGCGCCTCCGCCCCCTCCTCCCGCGCCGGCCCCGACGGTGGAAGCCTTCGAGGCCCGCACCGCGCCCGCGGTCCAGCAGCACTCCAACCTGAGCGCCGCGCCCCAAACGGATCAGGAGGCTGCACCCGCGGCCCTCGCACCCCTGCGTGCAGCGGATGCCGACACCGTCCTCCGCAGCACGGGGCGTTCAGCCGGCTTGGCGACCGTGACGCCCGCCATCGCTCGCCAGATCGAGGAGGATCGACAACTCCCCCCCGAGCAGTGGCTGCGCCGCATCCGTCTGCATCGCTTCGAGGGCCAGGGCGCGCTTGCGCGGGCCAGCCTGGCCGCGTTCGTGCAGGCCTATCCGCATCGCGCCCTCCCCGACGACCTGCGCGCGCTGCGGCCATGAGCCACACCCTGGCCGGGGCGGTGGACCAGGAAACCCTGATCAAGCACAGCCGCTTCATCGTCCATGCCGCCCCGGTCGACTCGGCCGACGCGGCGATGGCCCACATCGCCGCGGCCAGCGAGATGGGCGCCACCCACAACTGCTGGGCCTGGCGGGTCGGCGCGGCCTTCCGCTCCAGCGACGACGGCGAGCCAGGTGGCAGCGCCGGCCGGCCCATCCTGGCGGCGATCGACGGCGCCGGCTTCGACCAGGTCGCGGTCGTGGTCACCCGCTGGTACGGCGGGATCAAGCTGGGCGTCGGCGGCCTGGTTCGCGCCTATGGCGGCTGCACCGCCAGCGCCCTGCGAGACGCGCCCCGGGTGGCGCTGGTGGCCATGGCCGAGCTGGCCGTCAGCTGCGGCTTCGATGACCTGGGTCATGTGCATGCCGCCGTCGCCACCTTTGGCGCAGAAAAGCTGGAAGAGACCTTCGACGCCGATGGCGCCCACCTGCGGTTGCGGCTGCCGACCGGCCAGCTCGCGCCGTTGCGCCGCCATCTGCGCGATGCCACCCGCGACCGCGTGCAGTGCCGGGCCGATGCCCCGTCCGACCTGGCCGCGCCCGAACCTTGAAAAACCAGGGGCCTGCCGCCATCCGCATGGGGTGTGCAGGTCCGGCCAAGCCGACGGCGCCCCTTCAGATGCGCCCGTCCGGCTCTGCCATGTCGGTCGCGGGGAACCGTCCGGTGCGTGCGTGGTCCATGAACCCGCACGGCCCTCCCTCGCTCGACCGGACTCCAGATGACTGCGCCCCAGGCCTCCACCCTCCCCGCCGCCGAACCGACCGACGCGGCGCGACCGAAGAAGGCCAGGCTGGGCAGCCTGCGTGCCCTGTGGCCGTTCGTGCGCAAACACCTGGGCCTGTTCATCTGCTGGCTGGTCGCGCTGGCGGTGGCCTCGGCCGCGACCCTGAGCCTGCCGCACGCGGTCAAGCAGATGATCGACCACGGGTTCTCAAGTGGCGACAACATCGACCGCGCCTTCCTGGCGCTGTTCGGCGTGGCGGTGGTGCTGGCCCTGGCCAGTGCGGCGCGCTTCTTCTTTGTGTCCATGCTGGGCGAGCGCGTGGTGGCCGACCTGCGCCGCCAGCTCTATGGCCACCTGCTGGGCCTGGATGCGCAGTTCCATGACCGCAACCGCAGCGGCGAGCTGATCTCGCGCCTGTCGGCCGACAGCGAACTGCTGCGCAGCGTGGTGGGCAGTGCCATGTCGGTGGCGGTGCGCAGCACGGTCACGGTGATCGGCTCGGTGGTGATGATGTTCATCGCCAGCCCGCGCCTGGCCGCCTTCGCCCTGGTGGGCATCCCGGTGGCGGTGGTGCCGATCGTGCTGGGCGCGCGCAAGCTGGGCCGGATCTCGCGCGCCAGCCAGGACCGCGTGGCCGATGCCAACACTCTGGCGAGCGAGAGCCTGGGCGCGGTACGCACGGTCCAGGCGCATGCGCGCGAGCCCTACGAGCGGGCGCGCTTCGAGGCAGCGGTGGAGGTCTCGGTGCAGACCGCGCGCAAGCGTATCCGCGCGCAGTCATTCGTCACCGCCGGGGCGATCACGCTGGTGTTCGGCGCCATCGTATTGGTGCTGTGGTCGGGCGCGCACGATGTGATCTCCGGCCGGATGACCGCCGGCACGCTGGGCCAGTTCGTGCTGTACGCGCTGATCGGCGGCGGTTCGGTCGGCTCGCTTGCCGAGGTCTGGAACGAGCTGCAGCGCGCGGCCGGCGGCATGGGCCGTATCGGCGAACTGCTGGAGGAGACCGCGCAGGTGCGCCCGGCCGCGCAGCCGCTGCCGCTGCCGGCGCCGGTGCGCGGCCAGATCCGCTTCGACCACGTGTCCTTCCGTTACCCCACCCGCCCCGACGCCCCGGCCCTGGACGATTTTTCCCTGGAGATCTCCCCGGGCGAGACCGTCGCCCTGGTCGGGCCGTCCGGCGCGGGCAAGAGCACCGTGCTGTCGATGCTGCTGCGCTTCCATGACGTGGAGCAGGGAGCGATCCGCGTGGACGGCCTGGACCTGCGCCAGGTTGATGTGGCGGCTCTGCGCGAGCAGATCGGCCTGGTCCCCCAGTCGCCGACGATCTTCGCCGCCAGCGCGGCCGAGAACATCCGTTATGGCCGCCTAGAGGCCAGCGACGCCGACGTGCAGGCCGCCGCGACCGCCGCCGAGGCGGACGGCTTCCTGCGCGAACTGCCCGAGGGCTACGACAGCCAGCTGGGTGAACGCGGCGCACGCCTGTCCGGCGGCCAGCAGCAGCGCATCGCCATTGCCCGCGCCTTGCTCAAGGACGCACCGATCCTGCTGCTGGACGAAGCCACCAGTGCGCTGGACGCGCAGAGCGAGCGCGCGGTGCAGAGCGCGCTGGAGCGGCTGATGGCCGGGCGCACCACCCTGGTCATCGCCCATCGCCTGGCCACCGTGCTCAAGGCCGACCGCATCGTGGTCATGGACCGCGGCCGCATCGTCGCCCAGGGCACGCACGAGGCCCTGATGGCCGAGGGCGGGCTGTACGCGGAACTGGCGCGGCTGCAGTTCATCGATTGAATCGGCCGAAGCGCGCAGGCGCGAGCCAGCGCCCGTGCTCCGGCTCACGCGCCTTTACGGTGGACATTCCCACGCTGGTCGCCTGTTCCCTACCGCGAGCCAGACATGAGTCCTGCCGACAATCCCCGCATCCCCAAGGACATCGCCAAGGTCGAACTGACCGAAGAATGGGAACTGGCCTACTGGACCGGTCATTTCGGCGTGGACGAGGCGGCCCTGCGCGCCGCGGTCCAGGAAGTCGGCAGCGACAGCGATCAGATCAAGACCCATCTGGAATCCCGGCCGGAGTAGCCACGCGCCGTGCGACCGTTCGCCTTTCCGGTTCCGGCAACCTTGGTGGCGCTGGCGCTCTGCGGCCTGCTGGGCGCCTGCACCACGTTGTCACCCCCAGACACGGCACACACGGCGCCCCGATCCACCGCCGCTCAGCAGGAGGCACCGCTGCGCTTTGTGCTGGCGGTCAACGCAGCGACCGAACCGGGCGACGCGCTCAATCCCGCGCTATCCCCTGCCGGCCGCACCCAGGCCGAGGCCCTGGCCGCGCAGCTGGCAAAGACGCCGTTGGTCGCGGTCTATGCCAACGAATTCCTGCGCACCCAGCAAACAGCGCAACCCGCACTGGACCAGCATCCCGGACTGGCCCTCCAGGCGTTCTTCTCTCGCGGCCCGCTCGACGAAACCGCACGCGCTTGGCGGCAGCGCTACCACCACGGCACGGTCCTGGCCGTGGGCGACCCGGCGCAGATCACCCTGCTGGCGCGCGCGCTGTGCGCCTGCCCGGTCGCTGCGCTGGAGGAAGGAGAAAGCGGGCACGTGCTTGAGGTGCGTTTCGACGCGCAAGGACGGGCCACGCTGCAGGATCCGTGGATCGGAGAACCGCACCAATGATGTCCCCGGAAACGCCTGACGCATTCGCCGGCTGGGACGGCAGCATTGCTGGCGCACGTGCGCTCCAGGAAACCTTGGCGACGCAAGTCGTCCTGGCCGACCAGGCGCCCGAGACCCCGCGCACGATCGCCGGCTTCGACGTCGGCTTCGAGGATGAGGGGCGCATCACCCGGGCCGCTGCGGTGCTGCTCGACGGACAGACCCTGCAATTGCAGGCCAGCACCATTGCACGCGTGCCGACTTCCATGCCGTATGTGCCCGGGCTGCTGAGCTTCCGTGAGTTGCCCGCGCTCCTACAGGCGCTGGACGACCTGCCGTACGCCCCGGATCTGGTGCTGGTCGACGGCCAGGGCATCGCCCATCCCCGCCGGCTGGGAATCGCCGCACACTTTGGCGTGGTCACCGGCCTGCCGACCATCGGCGTGGCCAAGAAGCCACTGTGCGGGCGCGCGGAACCGCCCGGCCCGACGCCCGGCGACCGCAGTGCCCTGATCCACCGCGGCGAACAGATCGGCTGGCTGCTGCGCAGCAAGCTGCGCTGCAATCCACTGGTGGTCTCGCCCGGACACCGCGTCTCGCTGGGCACCGCCTTGGAGTGGACCCTGCGTCTACTGCGCGGCTATCGGCTCCCGGAACCCACCCGCCTCGCCGACCGCTTGGCCTCGCGGCGTGGGCCGATGCCGGGCGACACACCGCAGTTGCCGCTGCGCTAGTTGTGCCTATCGATTACGGGTGCGGCAGGGCGACTTCGGCAGGCAATCGGAAGGCCCCAGGCCCGCTCGCTGATCCGAGATCCCGCATGCCACCGGGCACCGCGACGACAGGGTGTGTAGCGCGAACAAGCGCGGCTTCCGCGCCCTGCTCCCGGACGCCAAGCTCGAAGTAGCTCTGGGGTAGCCACTGGATCCGCAACGGCTGGCCCGCATCGGCGATCGATTCGGCGCTCACCGCGCGGCCGGTGCCGTAGTTGATCTGGACATCGGGACGCTTGGGCACCCCCACCACTGCCACGATGCGGCTTCCAGGCGTCAGCAAGCGTGCGGTCAGCGTCTGGCTCTGAAAGGAGAG is part of the Pseudoxanthomonas sp. JBR18 genome and encodes:
- a CDS encoding YigZ family protein, which translates into the protein MSHTLAGAVDQETLIKHSRFIVHAAPVDSADAAMAHIAAASEMGATHNCWAWRVGAAFRSSDDGEPGGSAGRPILAAIDGAGFDQVAVVVTRWYGGIKLGVGGLVRAYGGCTASALRDAPRVALVAMAELAVSCGFDDLGHVHAAVATFGAEKLEETFDADGAHLRLRLPTGQLAPLRRHLRDATRDRVQCRADAPSDLAAPEP
- a CDS encoding DUF3606 domain-containing protein, whose translation is MSPADNPRIPKDIAKVELTEEWELAYWTGHFGVDEAALRAAVQEVGSDSDQIKTHLESRPE
- a CDS encoding RNA polymerase sigma factor; the encoded protein is MNDAAEPADDALMLAYAAGDIRAFEMLYARHRGPLYRFLLRQLRNGALADELFQDVWQRVVGARASWQPEAAFSTWLFRIAHNRLNDHWRAQRHRPAAPDDADARTAQLADPDTPERQLSALEQRRVLQRALDALPEEQREVLLLRLEQELTLDQIGQITGVGRETVKSRLRYAMDKLRAGIGP
- a CDS encoding ABC transporter transmembrane domain-containing protein — its product is MTAPQASTLPAAEPTDAARPKKARLGSLRALWPFVRKHLGLFICWLVALAVASAATLSLPHAVKQMIDHGFSSGDNIDRAFLALFGVAVVLALASAARFFFVSMLGERVVADLRRQLYGHLLGLDAQFHDRNRSGELISRLSADSELLRSVVGSAMSVAVRSTVTVIGSVVMMFIASPRLAAFALVGIPVAVVPIVLGARKLGRISRASQDRVADANTLASESLGAVRTVQAHAREPYERARFEAAVEVSVQTARKRIRAQSFVTAGAITLVFGAIVLVLWSGAHDVISGRMTAGTLGQFVLYALIGGGSVGSLAEVWNELQRAAGGMGRIGELLEETAQVRPAAQPLPLPAPVRGQIRFDHVSFRYPTRPDAPALDDFSLEISPGETVALVGPSGAGKSTVLSMLLRFHDVEQGAIRVDGLDLRQVDVAALREQIGLVPQSPTIFAASAAENIRYGRLEASDADVQAAATAAEADGFLRELPEGYDSQLGERGARLSGGQQQRIAIARALLKDAPILLLDEATSALDAQSERAVQSALERLMAGRTTLVIAHRLATVLKADRIVVMDRGRIVAQGTHEALMAEGGLYAELARLQFID
- a CDS encoding histidine phosphatase family protein, with amino-acid sequence MRPFAFPVPATLVALALCGLLGACTTLSPPDTAHTAPRSTAAQQEAPLRFVLAVNAATEPGDALNPALSPAGRTQAEALAAQLAKTPLVAVYANEFLRTQQTAQPALDQHPGLALQAFFSRGPLDETARAWRQRYHHGTVLAVGDPAQITLLARALCACPVAALEEGESGHVLEVRFDAQGRATLQDPWIGEPHQ
- a CDS encoding EAL domain-containing protein, coding for MSGQTATAQAQTGVDAVATDALAQVLCGLLPAGSQVVAYWRDWAVGAGSTATAGATPGLRRAAEQSLWDNNAARADGDPTLLLHAWSNPQGNARMAVAASLGQPLAPAQAPAWLEAAKALVASSLETARSRARVLSLEKSKRLQQALYEIADVASADLEMHDMLRRIHAVVGTLMYAENCYIVLYDDVRRTLRFLYFADLIDPYVADPDREFSEEEMQSSMTVALLRHGQPLRGPSVAVRQRIGLSVPPDPSHGPDSQDWLGVPMRRDDRVCGAIVVQSYDTPASYTDEDRALLSYVAQHILTAMDRRHAHEELEARIQERTRELQLANRELQAEIVERKRAEKLQGALFRITDLANTSPTLEQFYEAVHWVVDELIVARNFYIALLDEDGKTLHFPYSIDERDPMRQSRKASNGLTEYVINSARALLADPELVAALSRSGAVVQHGPPAHSWLGVPLLQSSGEVRGCVVVQSYSPEVRYSAHDQNLLSFVAHHIGNGLVRQRARESLRAAHLELERRVEERTFELAEANAKLMAQMGERLRAEQRLTYQATHDALTGLPNRAFLLDSLAAAIARAHAEPGNEFAVLFMDLDRFKLVNDSIGHAAGDEMLIEVARRITSQVREGDLVARLGGDEFAMVIGYRVDPQEAVDFAARLLTTLNRPMWVAGRELFPAASVGIAAWHASYQSGEELLRDADAAMYRAKAEGRDRSAVFDQAMREAAMQSLDLEADLRRAIKSGDFVPHFQPIVRISDGKVIGHEALLRWHHERRGLLLPASFISLGEESGLIEHVDWLLYEQVARRIAQGMDGYVSVNVSPRHFRAPDFAERLLALLRDAGANPAQLRVEITEMALLDDAPRTLRMLQLLRTHGVLAQLDDFGTGFSALSYLQRFPISALKIDRSFIAGLGSAHSEESLGLVRAILALGNTLGIESIAEGVETAAQLQALRELECDHAQGYFLGRPGPVLGQALG
- the nfi gene encoding deoxyribonuclease V (cleaves DNA at apurinic or apyrimidinic sites); the protein is MMSPETPDAFAGWDGSIAGARALQETLATQVVLADQAPETPRTIAGFDVGFEDEGRITRAAAVLLDGQTLQLQASTIARVPTSMPYVPGLLSFRELPALLQALDDLPYAPDLVLVDGQGIAHPRRLGIAAHFGVVTGLPTIGVAKKPLCGRAEPPGPTPGDRSALIHRGEQIGWLLRSKLRCNPLVVSPGHRVSLGTALEWTLRLLRGYRLPEPTRLADRLASRRGPMPGDTPQLPLR